TCACTATTATTTATACTATTAGGCAGGGGAAGATGGAATTTTCACAACTGCCAATGTCTTAAAAAGacattttatttatcattaaGCTCGTCTCAAAGGACATCTAAATAGCTTAGGAAGCTTGTCACAGAGACGACTTAAGATCTAACCACCGATCTCTTGGCTCAGTGATCTTTTTAGGGCCGAACAAAGTTCATTgcctttttgacaagaagtttataaatTGAACTTTCGTTGTCATTATTACACCTTTGCTTATAAGCATACATCTCTAAGGGATGTCTTGGTGTATACATCATATCGATGTTTGTTAGCCATGATTCGCATTGATCATTTAGGCTATATGTGACTTGGAAAGATCCAAGTACCATTTGGAAGCTTGCTTGGTATTTCGTACCGCACAgctaggaatgttaacatgttttcagatgttaacagagatttgctatcttaaaaaggttgtaccatcatagccaattaatactttggctaggttatacctctaagagtTTTCTTTGGCGgatcaattataaattgaaaAGATATAACATGATGTAAtaaaatacatatttaaaaaacCAAAGATAACTTTCATTAAACATGAAAACAAATACAAGTGCCCTAAATGGGACTTAGAAAAGACAAactgcccacgcaggggcttacAGAAAGgaaaataagtccacgcagggactttgATACTGAAATTAAACAAATGTCCTCACAGGGACACGATTACAAACAACCAAGAAAATAAACAATCCCCTACTTCTTCTTCCCTTTGATAAGGTTTGCAAGGCCCTTCATGAAGCGACCATACTTTTCCTTGGCCTTTCTAGCTTTGTGCTCAACCTTATCTAACCTCTCTAGGATTTCCTGAGTTTGTTACTGCTGCTGGGGTGGAGGAGGTTGCTGGTACGGCGGGTACTGATAACCCTGCACCGGGTATCCAATTGGATGAACCGGAGGGTAAGAAGAAGAGTAAAGGTGATGATATTGCGCAGCTGTAAGGTACGGGTCTTGAGTTCCATAGTCCGATGGGTACCCCGATGGGTTCTCGAAAGGATTATACCCGGAAGAACCTGGGTACGTCGGGATTGGGTTATTAAAACCCATAGGCGGTTGTGATGCTGCATAAGAAGCTGGCGGAGGTTCAATCTCTGGCGCCGCGTTCGAGGGCCCACCCATCTGGGGGTCCTCCGGAATAGGGGGATAAGAACTCGAACCCTGGGGAGAACTGAAACGAGGTCCTCCTCGCATGGATATGCGTGTGTTCCTCCTTCGCCTTAGAGGCTCGGGAGGTGGCTGTGGTGGCTGCTGAGGTGGTCCTCTACagggagtggtggtggtgaaacAGCTTGGAGTTGGGGTTCAACAAAAGGTGGTTGGGCTGGAGAGTTATGGTATGAAAGAGTAAAATACCAATCAAAGGTAGCCATCATCTCCTGGAAAGAATCAGGCCCACGGTATGGGGATCCTTGAAACGGAGACCCACTAGAGATGCTGATTGGGTGGCCCGGGGTTCCGGTTTGCATCTCCGGGTCAGGGTCATCATCCATTTCCATTTCCTGAGAAAAGTGGTCCTCAGGGCCCAATGGATTGTAGCCAAGCAAGTTGTTAACATAATCATTCGGGTTGAACTGTCCCGGGGAGTAGAGGGAATCAGAATGGTGAAACGAATAGGAATGCGAAGAGTGGTGCGATTGGTAAGACTCGTGAGAATGATTAGATTGTTGAGAGTGGTGTGAGTGTTGGGGCTCGTCTGGAACTAGCGGCCCGAACGACGGGTGGAAAGAAGGCGAAGAGCTTAGCGAGACAGAATGTCTTGCTGGCTCAAAAGGTTGACCCCACAGATCGTGAGAGTAAGAGGTAGAAAAGGACGCCGATGGAGTGCGTCTATGAGATGGTCCTGCTGTCGACGGTCCCCCTCGCATGGGACCTTTGCCTCTTCCCCTTACTCTTGGAGGCATGTTGATGATCTTCCTGTTAAAACAAGAacacaaatataaaataaaacataataccAGCAAAGGAAAGTTAAAGATACatcctaggtcatttgcctagactcgagagtctaaggaatgtgcttattgtgtcattgagattaaacacgaaaggttagtgtttaattcactcaatgttggctctgataccaacctgtcacaccccgatatttccacatattaccggtgggcccggcggggagtattgtgacgtagttgatatcatcattgtcaacacacacaataatatagcacagcggaaggctgggtaattaactattacaaaccatactgtctgaATGTCAAGTGTACGAATGTTACAGAcgggaatgtaataagatccacaggcggatcaaaatgtacaaagaaacaaaaactacagacttcaggtatcttaTGGATTTGCAACATCCTCTAagacaccctatagctccagcctattttaggaggtacctgtcaatcagtctttaggaaaatacgtcagtttacactggtaaatacaatttaactgactcgttttgaaaacatttcagaaaattgatttaggtgcacatggcacaaatcatttataacttgggacaatttttaataaaatcttgtatacagttttacatgcttgtcatacatgtggggccggtttgtaagccgggcatgattaactgactcgccacttatagaacccacaaaggagttatccccaacttgtgggtaatttaatatttagcatttgcatctgtcgggtgcatgcctgcaccccgtgcataggtcgtggccattaacaatttaaatgagccaaggatatccaggacacggtcgttaacccccaaatgtttatgttatcaaacaatacggATTAAAATGGGTTATGCGGATCTATTAAATCACAATCTGActaaataatcccatacccgaccaagcggtattaatataccttATCCCAAGCCCGtttgggaaaataagttaaaaatatttacCTGGTGATAGCAGTAAAATTCCTAAGGTTCTTGAAAGGcactttttaccggaagctattcaatctgtatagaaggtttaattagcctattaggatgctaacgggcctttaattaagtcaaggacttagaccggctagctagaaggaaaccttacggttctaaacgctagatttagcggagaccgggatagaatgtgatttagacccgacaagcttggatacttgtataatatgggtaaactaaacacattctggaaaatgagtattaaatgataaggttaagtccgtttcggctattttacgtaaactagtcacgtagaCTGATCCGAACTCGTAAAAGCGTCACGGgtaaccaaataaattatatacatgtcttaatcattattatgctcaaattatgttaatatatcagtaatatattaacatatatgcCTAAAAAGTGATtaaaaccaaaataagtcccgtaagggtaatttggtaatttgaatgcccataaaagagtttaattacaaaactgagttccaggtctgatttaattcgtaaaaacatgtatttttataagttatatcagtagggtactTTATATGTGAgaaatatcttttataaccaattatgcaccgtaggggcattttggtaatttcacataagcttttaaaggtcaaaataggcttctgagtttaaaaactttgGATTGCTGTATAATTACATAAATTAgattaaaacatcagtaggtaatgagttttatatgccaaatatagttttgacccatactaggtgctaaaaacgcttaaaagtcgATTTAAAGGAGTATTCGGGTTAAAACAGGAAATCTAAGTTTTTGATCACTTTATAACGTTCTAAATgttctatttatcatataaaatcagtagcaagaAGTTTGGCATtaaaaagttatgtaaaactcattttatgcatgaaaagggtaaaaccgacaattaccgaaatcaagctataatcctatgttatgctcagcctaaaaataaataaaaatcttcaaaaatcccaaaatattatttaacatcagtaagttaaaagtttggtgtaaaaaagatcgggtttagataggctttatgctaattacgccttttaaATACTAAAAGCTCCTTAATTACGctatcgagcataactcctattctagacctcaaattgatgtcaaattttcaggacatgtctaaatatcagtagcaaaggtatTAGTcaattcacattgctaaaaatctcagttttatgcaaaaagggcgtttaaggcattattaagcataattacgatcaagtgcatataattcaaaccactaggcaccatgcaatataactccagagggttatactactaagtaatttggtcctaatggaagcttaaaacatggaagaattaagcttgaacgggtcagaactgagagtcaaagcaaaagtcaagcttttgcgactttcggttataaactggcCTTAGACTATTCATTGTcgggttaggactgataaaacatgtttaaatattaattaccaagttattagaatgcaagaatataatttagaacctttgGTTTATCAGTCTTAATCACATTTGAaatttctgtccagtttgactttttgtcaaactactttgacctgacaattaactggtcaaacgagataattaggagatgccctttaaagggttaatcacctatactaatgtggtcttataactactttcaatttgatcagtagTTAAACCACATGAgattaaaacgaaagtcaaacttaATTTACGTCAAGTTTGACTTTTATAAAATTAGGCTAACTACAAGGACTAATCAGGTAATTAGAGGCTTACTACCGGTCCAaacaatcttttctacacttgatagTCTTCTCCAAGTCCTTGCAATGTTCCAGAGGTTGTAAATTAGCAAATGTTGCAAAGGTGCATATGAACTCAAGAACTAGCACCTTTATATAGTGTATTGACAAGTCCCTAGATCATTACAGCTGTTGTTGGaggccctaggatcaccccaggtgccCTAGTGGTTTATTATTACCGTCCAATAATCCATGGTTTCGAAACAAGTCACTTAGAGTCGGTTAATCAGCTAGAACATACAGCTGTCCAAAATTTTGCCCAGCGACGAGCTTACGGACCGTACGGgtaagctcttgcggtccgtatcctttgctttacggaccgtaagtccaagtgtttgcggtccgtaaccgaaccTGATTTGCATCGCCCAATTAcctctttacggaccgtaagcctagggccatacggtccgtaaccgatgaccaGAGGACAAAAGTTTTCTAACTTTCATACACTTCACCATGCATTTCAATGTCCGAATCTTGAACTATAATTCAGTGTAATAGTCCAAATGATCAGTTCTGAGTGCCCTAATAACCATGCCATGCATTGTGTCCCCTTGGAGTTTTCAAGAGTTGGAAATATATGTAGAAATTGTCGGTATTGCacatgaacttcatattcttgAAAGGTTGATTAATTTAACACAATTTCCACCGGATAATTATGCATTCATTATCAGATTTGCATGAGATTGTATCTATAATTTTACAAAGCCTTGTGAGCATTAAACGGTCACTCAAAGGTAGAATTAACGTGTTGACACGTTTAATTCCCGAAGCCTTATAATCTTTAGATTACATTCACACGGTTCGTCATATTCATCTAATCTCTTGATTAAGAATATATCTTCCGTGTAGTGTCATTCAGAGGCCCAattttggcatgttgacactttaaGTCCTTCACAAAATTTCCACGCGTTTAAAGTTCaggacacgtgtctatatatAATTTGGACATGTTTTTACGTGGTgtcacatcctcacccccttaaaagaaatctcaaccccgagatttactggaataagtgagggtacttttGCCTCATAGTGgactcgacttcccacgtatactcaGGACCTCTGCGAgcgtcccatttgacctttactattggcacatactttcttcggagcttcttaacttgtcgatcctcgatcgatattGGTGTTTCCACGAATCTCAAGCTTTTATCAACTTGAACATCTTTATGAGACATAGctagcgattcatcggctaggcatttcttgagattacaaaaGTGGAATACGTtatgaattccactcagctcCTCTGGCAAGTTTTGTTTATAAGCTACACTGCAGAcacattcgataatctcgaatggtccgatatatctagggctcaacttgcacttttttaccaaaacgcatcacacctttccagggtgacactttcaGTAAAACCTTATCGCCTACCTCGAACTTTAGAGGTTTACAcctcttatcagcataactttgcTGCCTTCCTCTGGCCGCTTTCTGGCGATcacggatctggacaatcttgtccgttgtctcaagGCCTATCTCgggtcctgataactgagcttctccttcttctgcccaacagacaggcgttctgcattttctaccatataatgcttCGAAAGGCgcagcttgaatgctggtatggtagctattgttataggagaactcgatcaatggcaggtggtcatcccaactaccacctaaatcaataacacatgcacgaagcatgtcttccaaggtttgaatagtacgctcactctgtccatcagtctgagggtggtaagcggtactaaaatttaaacgagtggccaaagattgttggaatcttttccaaaaatgagaggtgtatctagtatctctatccgaGATAATAGACACCGGTACACCAtgaagagatacaatcttatcaacgtacaactgggctaacttgtcagagctatgagtctccttgatgggcaagaagtgtgctgactttgtcaGTCTATCTACAATAACCCATATGGTGTCATTTCCGTGCTTTGtcttaggtaacttggttataaaatccatggttaccatctCCCATTTCCACGTGGGAAGTTCTGGCTGTTGTAGAAGACCTAatggcttttgatgttcggctttaatcTGAGCATATGTCAGGCATTTAGCTACGTgggtggcaatagatttcttcaaacctatccaccaatagttggcctttaaatcttgatacattttgtcacctCCAGGGTGAACTGAATACTTAGagttgtgggcttcctgaaggatcacatctcgaagtcctccttgaataggaacccaaattctaccATTCATCCTGAGGATTCCATCCTTCCCAGGTGTtaactgttcagcagttacacctaatttTTCATTTGGAAGATTAACTTCCAAAATAGcatctttctgtgcagctaatagtctttcattcagactattcttcaactcaatgctcttggcattgatccttatcggcttaATTCTTTCTTTTCGGCTTAGAGCATCGGCAACCACGTtagccttacctggatggtagcgaatctcgcaatcataatcattcaaggtttccatccaacggcgttgtctcatattgagctctttttgattgaatagatgttggagacttttgtgatccgaatagatcacacatttagttccatacaagtaatgtctccacaactttagtgcgaatacaacagcgcctaattctaaatcatgggtggtgtaattcttttcatgcacttttaattgtcgcGATGCATAAGCAATTACATTGCCtcgctgcataagtacacaccccatACCGATGTGTGAAGCATCGCCGTATACAACAAAATCTTCAATTCCTTCCGGTATAGATAATACCAGAGCATTGCTCAATCTTTGTTTTAGGATCTCAAAAGATTCCTACTGCTTTGGACCCCAGTCAAACTTCACATTCTTACGGGTCAAAGAAGTTAATGGTGCagctattcttgagaagttctcaatgaatcttctataatatccagcCAAACCCAGAAAGCTGCGTATTTCCATAGGTGTCTTGggtgcttcccaattcataaCAGCTTCTACCTTGGCAGGATCTATTTGGATACCTTGTTCACTGACAatatgtccaaggaactggactttgcgaagccaaaactcacacttggaAAATTTGGCATATAATTTCTCATGTCGTAGTAGTCCTAAGATACACCGAAGGTGCTTTTCATGCTCTACTTGGCTACGAgagtaaataagtatgtcgtctataaagacaatgacaaacttatctaagtatggtttgcagactctattcatgaggtccatgaatgctgcaggcgcattagtgagcccaaaaggcatcaatAAGAGCTCAAAATGTccatacctcgttctgaatgCCGTCTTCAGAACATCTTCAGTTCGAACCTTGAGTTGATGATACCcggatctcaaatcaatctttgagaaataacttACCCCATGGagttgatcgaataagtcatcgattctgggcaaaggatagcgattcttgatcgttactttatttagttcacggtaatcaatgcataagcgcattgatccatccttctttttcacgagcagaattggagctccccaaggtgaagagctggGATGAATGAAACCTTTTTCCAATAAATCATATGATTGAGTTCTGAGCTCTTTCATCTCGGTAGGCGCTAGACGATACGAAGCTCGTGCGATAGGCGCAGATCCTGGAAGGATATCTATTCTGAACTCTACTTGCgtctcaggaggtaatccaggtaactcgtcaggaaagacatcaggatactctgagatgattggaatgtcttcaatctttggcTTTGGATCGTTCacagtcacctgtgccatgtaaatgacacatccacTTTTCAAACATTGGGATACCTTGAGAATAGACACATTGCTGGGCAACCCATATtgtgtatctccttgaatagtgactGATTCACCAGACTGGGTTTTGATAATGATAAGCTTTTTATcacaggcaatttgggcttggttatgcgacaaccaatccatgcttaaaactatatcaaaaccagccaatttcattggcaggagggatagcgggatagaatcattcttaatggatatggaacatccatcaagaagagttgaagcTGTTTCTAAGTTACCATCAGCaagctctacctcatattttatgtctagagtcttaacAGGCAAATTTAGTATCTTACAGAACTTAtggtctacgaaagacttatcagcaccggaatcaaacaagactctagcatagttattattgatgaggaaggtacctgttatgacgttcTCGTCATTCACCGCTTCCCTTGCTTGCATCTGGAACACTCTGGCATTGTTCTTCTttgcctcttcaggcttctttgcGTTCTTGGGGCAGTTGGTTttaatatgccccttttcattgcaaccataacaggttgcatccttaatATTCCGGCACTCAACAGACTTGTGCCCCTTGTTTTTACAGATCCCACATGGTTTGGCCTGTGGGTCTCGattgcactttccaaagtgcctCTTATGACAAGTCTTGCACCTGGGCTTATCGCCTGATTGCCCTTTTTGGAACCAGAGTTCCCCTTGCCCTTTTTGTTTGCTGGAGAAGACTGATCATCCTCTCTTTTCCTCTTTCCCTCATCCGTGGTCTTCTTCGCCCGACTCCTCACAACATCCAACGTGAGGAACAATGATAGATCCACAGCGGATCTATAAGTGGCTGGCTTAGAAGCCTTTACATTCCCCTTTACTTCAGGGGCCAGACCACCAATGAAACACGCAATGCGTTTGGGCTCAGGAGTGACTAGATATGGCACAAGCCTTGACATAGAATTAAAGctagtcacataggatctacaGTCCAGATCTTTCATCACTAAAGTGAGGAAATCGGTCTCTATACGTTCGACTTCGTGTTGAGGGCAATAGGTGTCCTTAACCAGATCAACAAACCTCTCCCACGAGAGATTGTACAAGTGTACTTTCCCAGTGGACTGTACTAGCGctttccaccacgtgagggcatCACCCTTAAACGATTGGGATACAAACATGACCACATCCTCCTTAGTGCATCCGCTAATGTCTATCACAGtctccatctcgtctaaccactTCATACAATCAATCGCCCccttttctcctgtaaagtctctcggcttacaggagacaaagtacttgtaggtacaACCTTTGGTGTGCCTAGGGGTCGGCTCGTGAATTATCTGCTTCTTGGGTTCACTACCCTGGTTATATGAGTGCTGAGACTCACTTTTCTTGTGAGTGTGAGGTTGGGAATGGGTTCTTGAATGAGTTTGAGACCGAACAATACTCGGCTCTTTAAACTTAGCATCTACCGCTTGAGAAACTGCCGCGGTGATCAGTGCTTGAAGTTCGGCACCAGTGATATTAATCCTGGTGTTGCCTTCTGCAGGATGACTGTTTGCTTCATCTGAGCCAGCCATTTCTGAATACtataacaaacaataataatattaaaattatgTATAGATACATCACATTGATGATCAAatggtcatggtattattaaaccatttgGACCATTTTAAATGATATGCAAAGATCAAGAGAATTCACTATTATTTATACTATTAGGCAGGGGAAGATGGAATTTTCACAACTGCCAATGTCTTAAAAAGacattttatttatcattaaGATCGTCTCAGAGGACATCTAAATAGCTTAGGAAGCTTATCGCATAGACGACTTAAGATCTAACCACCGATCTCTTGGCTCAATGATCTTTTAAGGGTCGAACAAAGTTCATTGCCTTTTTGTCAAGAAGTTTATAAATTGAACTTTCGTTGTCATTATTACACCTTTTCTTATAAGCATACATCTCTAAGGGATGTCTTGGTGTATACATTATATTGATGTTTGTTAGCCATGATTCGCATTGATCATTTAGGCTATATGTGACTTGGAAAGATCCAAGTACCTTTTGGAAGCTTGCGTGGTTTTTCGTACCGCACAgctaggaatgttaacatgttttcagatgttaacagagatttgctatcttaaaaaggttgtaccatcatagccaattaatactttggctaggttatacctctaagagtTTTCTTTGGCGgatcaattataaattgaaaAGATATAACATGATGTAATAAAATACGTATTTAAAAAAACCAAAGATAACTTTCATTAAACATGAAAACAAATACAagtgccctaaacgggacttagaAAAGACAAACTGTCCACGCAGGGGCTTACAGAAAGGAAAATAAGTCCACGCGGGGACTTTGATACTGAAATTAAACAAATGTCCTCACAGGGACACGATTACAAACAACCAAGAAAATAAACAATCCCCTACTTCTTCTTCCATTTGATAAGGTTTGCAAGGCCCTTCATGAAGCGACCATACTTTTCCTTGGCCTTTCTAGCTTTGTGCTCAACCTTATCTAACCTCTCTAGGATTTCCTGAgtttgttgttgctgctggggtgGAGGAGGTTGCTGGTACGACGGGTACTGATAACCCTGCACCGAGTATCCAGTTGGATGAACCGGAGGGTAAGAAGAAGAGTAAAGGTGATGATATTGCGCAGCTGTAAGGTACGGGTCTTGAGTTCCATAGTCCGATGGGTACCCCGATGGGTTCTCAAAAGGATTGTACCCGGAAGAACCTGGGTACGtcgggattgggttatcaaaactcATAGGCGGTTGTGATGGTGCATAAGAAGCTGGCGGAGGTTCAATCTCCGGCGCCGCGTTTGAGGGCCCACCCATCTGGGGGTCCTACAGAATAGGGGATAAGAACTCGAACCCTGGGGAGAACTGAAACGAGGTCCTCCTCGCATGGATATGCGTGTGTTCCTCCTTCGCCTTAGAGGCTCGGGAGGTGGCTGTGGTGGCTGCTGAGGTGGTCCTCTACagggagtggtggtggtgaaacAGCTTGGAGTTGGGGTTCAACAAAAGGTGGTTGGGCTGGAGAGTTATGGTATGAAAGAGTAAAATACCAATCAAAGGTAGCCATCATCTCCTGGAAAGAATCGGGCCCACGGTATGGGGATCCTTGAAACGGAGACCCACTAGAGATGCTGATTGGGTGGCCCGGGGTTCCGGTTTGCATCTCCGGGTCAGGGTCATCATCCATTTCCATTTCCTGAGAAAAGTGGTCCTCAGGGCCCAATGGGTTGTAGCCAAGCAAGTTGTTAACATAATCGTTCGGGTTGAACTGTCCCGGGGAGTAGAGGGAATCAGAATGGTGAAACGAATGGGAATGCAAAGAGTGGTGTGATTGGTAAGACTCGTGAGAATGATGAGATTGTTG
This is a stretch of genomic DNA from Helianthus annuus cultivar XRQ/B chromosome 16, HanXRQr2.0-SUNRISE, whole genome shotgun sequence. It encodes these proteins:
- the LOC110919850 gene encoding programmed cell death 6-interacting protein-like; its protein translation is MGGPSNAAPEIEPPPASYAASQPPMGFNNPIPTYPGSSGYNPFENPSGYPSDYGTQDPYLTAAQYHHLYSSSYPPVHPIGYPVQGYQYPPYQQPPPPQQQ